CTTTCGAGTTCCTGTGCATCGTGCCGAACGCGCCCGACCGCATCACGCTCCGGGAGCCGGGTTCCTAGAACGCGTCGGGTGCGCTGCGGCGCCATCCGCCGGTGGCATTCCGAACCCGCTGAAATGCCGTTCGGCCCACGCGCGTAGCGCGGCAAGTCGGGCTCCGCGATGTTTTGTGCCGAACGCGGCCGACCCGCCGCCCGGCGTCATCAGGATAATCAATGTTCAACGAACTGCGCTTTGCCATCCGCGGTCTGGCCCGCACGCCGGGCTTCACCGCAGTCGCCATACTGACGCTCGCGCTCGGGATCGGCGCGACGACAGCGGTCTTCACGCTCGTGGACTCCGTGCTGCTGCGCGCGCTGCCGTATCCCGATTCGGACCGGATCCTGTCGATCCGCCACGAGGGCCGGGGCGGGGAGGACGAGCTGCCGATCTCGACGGGGTTGTACCTGCTGTACCGGGATCATGCACGCTCGCTCTCATCGATCGCGATGCAGGGCAACGCCGTGATGAACATCACGGGCGACAACGACGCGGAGCGCGTCACCGGCGCCGTGGTAACGCCATCGATCCACGATGTCCTTCAGACGAATCCCACGATGGGCCGGCGTCTGCTGGAGAGCGATGGCGAGCCGGGCGCGGACCCTGTCGTCGTGCTGAGTCACGCGTACTGGCAGTCGCGCTTCGGCGGCGATCCATCGGTACTGAACACGACGCTGATCATGAACGGCGTAGCGCGTCAGATCGTCGGCATCATGCCGCGCGGGTTCGCGCACCCGGACGCGGAATCCCGGTTCTGGATTCCGCTGACGATCGATCCTGCGAATGCGCCGCTGGCGGCGTTCGGTGCCGAGGGAATCGCACGAATGGCCGACGGCGTGAGCATCGAGACGGCGCGCGCCGACATTGATGGCATCATCGGTCGTCTGGAGGAGCTGGTACCGGACGACGCGGCGACGGTGGGCTTCCTGCGCGAGGTGAGGATCGCCAGCGTGGTCGACACGCTGAAGAACGTGGTGGTCGGTAACGTGAGCCGCGTGATGTGGACGCTGCTGGGAATGGTCGGGTTCGTCCTGCTGATCGCGTGCGCGAACGTGGCGAACCTGCTGCTGGTGCGCGCGGAAAGCCGGCAGCGGGAGCTGGCGGTGCGGCAGGCGCTCGGCGCGAGCCGGGCAGCGATAGCGCGGCCGTTCCTGGCGGAGAGTCTGGCGCTGGGCGTCGTCGGTGGTGCGCTGGGCATCGGAATCGCCGCTCTTGCCGTGCGCACGACCACTGCGCTGGCACCTGCCGATCTGCCGAGAATGTCGGAAGTGGGTATCGACGTGCGTGTGCTCGCGTTCACTGCAGTGATCTCGCTGCTGGCGGCGGTGTCGTTCGGCATGTTCCCGGTGCTGCGGTACGGCCGGGGTGAGCTGTCGGGCGCGCTGAAGGAGGGCGGCGTGCGCGGCGCGACTTCCGGCCGCGAACGACACAGGGTGCGCAACACGCTCGTGATCGCGCAGGTCATGCTCGCACTGGTGCTCCTCATCGGATCCGGTCTCATGTTCCGCAGCTTCATCGCACTCATGGCTGTAGACCCCGGCTTCGAGCAGGAGGGCATACTCGCCGTGCAGCTGGCAGTGCCCACCGCGGAGGTGGAGGACCCCGCTGCGGTCGCGGACTTCTATCGTCAGTTGTACGATCGCATTCGTGCGCAGCCGGGCGTCCGTTCAGTCGGTGCGACCGGGAGTGTACCGCTCGGCGGCCAGGTCAGCTTCGTCACGCATTCGATCGAGGATTATCCGACTGCCGACAACGAGCTGCCGCCGCTCGCATTCTTCACGAACGCGGACGTCGGTTACTTCGAGACGCTCGGCATCTCGATCGAAGAGGGCCGTCCGCTGACGTCGAGCGACGGCGCCGCGCAGTTCCGCGGTGTCGTGGTGAGCCGTGCGTATGCGCAGCGCTGGTGGCCGGAGGCCAGTGCCATAGGCCGGCGGATCGGCGCAGGGCCGGGAGACCTGTGGGAGATCGTCGGTATCGCGGAAAACGTGCGGATCCGCGGGCTCCAGGAGGATCCCGAAGAACTGGTATACATGCCGATGCAGGTCGGGCCGGCGGATGCAGCACAGTCCGTGCGGACGCGCGAGGTCGTGATCCGTGTCGACGGCGACCCCATTGCCTTCCTACCGATCCTGCGTCGCGAGCTGACCGAGCTGAATGCGCGCATCCCCCTGTCGAACCCGCGCACCATGCAGGACGTGATGCGCGTTGCCGCGGCGGAGACATCGTTCACGATGGCAGTGCTCGGCTCCGCGTCGGTGGTCGCACTGCTGCTGGGGCTGATCGGTATTTACGGCGTCGTCTCCTACATCGTGACGCAGCGCACGAGAGAGCTGGGCGTGCGCATGGCGCTCGGCGCGCAGCGGTCGTCCGTGCGCGGCCTCGTCGTGCGGCAGGGCCTGGTGCTGGGTGGCATCGGGGTCGCCGCGGGGCTGGCGCTCGCGTTCACCGCCAGTCGCCTGATCGAGTCTCTGCTGTTCGGCGTGAGCGCACGGGACCCCGTGACGTACGGAGCGGTATCGCTTGCCCTGCTGGCGATCGCCGCGCTCGCGAGCTGGATTCCGGCGCAGCGCGCGGCGGCGGTGGATCCGGCGATCGCACTGCGTCACGACTGAGGGGTCGCGTCAAGCGCCGTTCTCCGAGCTGGTCTTGGGAACGCTCGACGGCGGCCGTATCTGCTCTCCACTCAGCCCTGGATGCGCGCGGACCAGGCGGCGAACTCGCGCCAGAGCTCGAGGTGCGGCAAACCGACCCTGCC
The genomic region above belongs to Longimicrobiales bacterium and contains:
- a CDS encoding ABC transporter permease, giving the protein MFNELRFAIRGLARTPGFTAVAILTLALGIGATTAVFTLVDSVLLRALPYPDSDRILSIRHEGRGGEDELPISTGLYLLYRDHARSLSSIAMQGNAVMNITGDNDAERVTGAVVTPSIHDVLQTNPTMGRRLLESDGEPGADPVVVLSHAYWQSRFGGDPSVLNTTLIMNGVARQIVGIMPRGFAHPDAESRFWIPLTIDPANAPLAAFGAEGIARMADGVSIETARADIDGIIGRLEELVPDDAATVGFLREVRIASVVDTLKNVVVGNVSRVMWTLLGMVGFVLLIACANVANLLLVRAESRQRELAVRQALGASRAAIARPFLAESLALGVVGGALGIGIAALAVRTTTALAPADLPRMSEVGIDVRVLAFTAVISLLAAVSFGMFPVLRYGRGELSGALKEGGVRGATSGRERHRVRNTLVIAQVMLALVLLIGSGLMFRSFIALMAVDPGFEQEGILAVQLAVPTAEVEDPAAVADFYRQLYDRIRAQPGVRSVGATGSVPLGGQVSFVTHSIEDYPTADNELPPLAFFTNADVGYFETLGISIEEGRPLTSSDGAAQFRGVVVSRAYAQRWWPEASAIGRRIGAGPGDLWEIVGIAENVRIRGLQEDPEELVYMPMQVGPADAAQSVRTREVVIRVDGDPIAFLPILRRELTELNARIPLSNPRTMQDVMRVAAAETSFTMAVLGSASVVALLLGLIGIYGVVSYIVTQRTRELGVRMALGAQRSSVRGLVVRQGLVLGGIGVAAGLALAFTASRLIESLLFGVSARDPVTYGAVSLALLAIAALASWIPAQRAAAVDPAIALRHD